Sequence from the Pirellulales bacterium genome:
TATGCAGTTGTCCAATTTTACCCCGCTGTGGCTAGGAAACTGCTACCTTTTTTGGCTAAAACTATGGTTGCTAGCCAACTCTGGCTAATGCTGATTTTCGGGTCCAGAATCAAAAAACAACAATGCCGCATACCTTGATCATCTTTGGAGCTTCGGGCGATCTGACTAGCCGTAAATTGATTCCGGCGCTGTACAGTTTATTTGAAAAAGGGAGACTCCCCCCTGAGACGCGGATTGTGGGCTTTTCGCGGACGGAATATACCCACGAAGAGTGGCGTGCCAAGCTGGCGGAAAGCACGGCCAAATTTGAGCCGCAACATTATCAAGCGGAATCGTTTGCCCGGTTCGCGCAGCAGTTGTTTTATTGCCCCGGTGATATTGGGACGGCGGCGGACTTTCTTACCTTAAGGGACCTGCTGGACAAGCTGGAAAACGACCAGCCGTGCGATCGGGTGTATTACCTGAGCACCTCTCCCGTGTTTTATACGACGGCCATTTCGCAATTAGGCCAGGCGGGGTTGGCGACAGAGGATCGTGGTCAACGGCGGATCGTCATCGAAAAGCCCTTTGGCACGGATCTGGCCAGCGCGCGGCAATTGAACGCCCATTTACATACGGTCTTTGCCGAGTCGCAGGTTTACCGGATCGATCATTACCTGGGCAAGGAGACCGTGCAGAACATCCTGGTGTTGCGGTTTGCCAATACGATTTTTGAGCCGATCTGGAATCGCCGCTACATCGACCATGTGCAAATTACCGTTGCGGAGGAGGTTGTCGTGGGACGCCGGGGGGATTACTACGACACCGCGGGGGTGCTGCGGGATATGTTTCAAAATCATATTTTGCAGTTGCTGATGGTGATTGCCATGGAGCCGCCGGCGCGGTTTCGGGCGGATAGCATTCGTGATGAAAAGGTAAAGGTGCTGCAGGCGATCCCACCGCTAACCCCAGCGCAGGTCGCCACGGAAAGCATTCGCGCGCAGTACGCCGGTTATTTAACAGAACCCGGCGTGAAGCCGGACAGCATCACGCCGACCTTTGCGGCGTTCAAGCTGGAAATCGACAACTGGCGGTGGAAGGGGGTGCCGATTTACCTTCGCAGCGGCAAGGGAATGTCCTGCCGCACCACCCAAATTGTGA
This genomic interval carries:
- the zwf gene encoding glucose-6-phosphate dehydrogenase, with the protein product MANADFRVQNQKTTMPHTLIIFGASGDLTSRKLIPALYSLFEKGRLPPETRIVGFSRTEYTHEEWRAKLAESTAKFEPQHYQAESFARFAQQLFYCPGDIGTAADFLTLRDLLDKLENDQPCDRVYYLSTSPVFYTTAISQLGQAGLATEDRGQRRIVIEKPFGTDLASARQLNAHLHTVFAESQVYRIDHYLGKETVQNILVLRFANTIFEPIWNRRYIDHVQITVAEEVVVGRRGDYYDTAGVLRDMFQNHILQLLMVIAMEPPARFRADSIRDEKVKVLQAIPPLTPAQVATESIRAQYAGYLTEPGVKPDSITPTFAAFKLEIDNWRWKGVPIYLRSGKGMSCRTTQIVIQFREPPTLLFSRRDQLPPQPNMLVIQVQPAEGIQLHIQSKVPDAGMKLRQTALDFRFQREFPQNMPEAYQRLLLDALTGDASLFARADEVEQAWAIIDPILEAWKTSGQPPMDTYEKGLWGPERSTDWMRAQGREWFDLCPVLG